The Acanthopagrus latus isolate v.2019 chromosome 13, fAcaLat1.1, whole genome shotgun sequence genome contains a region encoding:
- the chrne gene encoding acetylcholine receptor subunit epsilon isoform X2 — protein sequence MAARGFGIFLGVVAILGTLVLQAQCNEEKHLIKDLFTGYNKNIRPVVHPEDKVEVQIKLTLTNLISLNEKEETLTTNVWIEIQWADYRLAWNASDYYGIELIRVPCNTVWLPDIVLENNIDGKFDVAYYANVLISNTGWMYWLPPAIYRSTCAIEITYFPFDYQNCTLAFRSQTYSANEVDLILAVGETAETIEWVDIDPEAFTENGEWAIVHRPARKMINKRYSPDDLEYQEILFNLVIQRKPLFYVINIILPCSLISSLVVLAYFLPAQAGGQKLTVSISVLLAQTVFLFLIAQKIPETSLSVPLIGKYLIFVMSVTTLIATNQIVVLNFSLRSPSTHTMSYSIKHLFLEMVPRFLGMSPLVEEGEETAEVNGVRERRRSSFGLMQRAEEYVLKQPRSEMMFDKQRERHGLTRSVVDNIDVSSTANLYKSLAQAAPEIKQCVDACNFIAESTRQQNDIGSEIESWVLIGKMIDKVCFWAAILLFIIGTVGIFLTGHFNQAPELPFPGENKRYVPS from the exons ATGGCAGCGCGCGGTTTTGGGATATTTCTTGGAGTTGTGGCTATTCTAGGGACTTTAGTGCTTCAGG CGCAGTGTAATGAGGAGAAACACCTGATCAAAGACTTGTTCACAGGCTACAACAAGAATATTCGCCCGGTGGTTCATCCTGAAGACAAGGTGGAGGTTCAGATCAAGCTGACCCTCACTAACCTCATCTCTCTG AATGAAAAGGAAGAGACGCTTACGACCAATGTGTGGATTGAGATT CAATGGGCCGATTATCGTCTTGCCTGGAACGCATCTGATTATTATGGAATTGAGCTTATTCGTGTCCCATGCAACACTGTTTGGCTTCCTGACATTGTCCTTGAGAACAA CATTGATGGCAAGTTTGATGTGGCTTACTATGCCAATGTGTTGATAAGCAACACTGGTTGGATGTACTGGCTGCCACCTGCTATCTATCGCAGCACATGTGCCATAGAGATCACCTACTTCCCATTCGATTATCAGAACTGCACACTAGCTTTCAG ATCCCAGACGTACAGTGCCAATGAGGTTGACCTCATCTTGGCTGttggagagacagcagagactATTGAGTGGGTGGACATCGATCCGGAGGCTTTCACAG AGAACGGTGAGTGGGCCATCGTCCATCGTCCAGCCAGGAAGATGATCAACAAACGGTATTCCCCAGATGACCTAGAGTACCAGGAGATCCTGTTCAACCTGGTCATCCAAAGGAAGCCCCTCTTCTACGTCATCAACATCATCCTGCCCTGCTCCCTCATCTCTTCGCTGGTCGTTCTGGCCTACTTTCTACCTGCACAAG CTGGGGGACAAAAGCTGACTGTGTCCATCTCTGTCTTGCTGGCTCAgactgtcttcctctttcttatTGCTCAGAAGATCCCTGAGACGTCACTCTCTGTTCCTCTCATTGGCAA GTACCTGATCTTTGTCATGAGTGTCACTACCCTCATTGCCACCAATCAAATTGTGGTGCTGAACTTCTCCCTGCGCAGCCCAAGCACTCACACCATGTCCTACAGCATCAAACAT TTGTTCCTGGAAATGGTGCCTCGCTTCCTGGGCATGTCCCCTCTGGtggaagagggtgaggagacagcagaggtaAACGGAGTGAGGGAGCGGCGGCGCAGCTCCTTTGGCCTcatgcagagagcagaggaataTGTGCTGAAACAACCTCGCAGTGAGATGATGTTtgacaagcagagagagaggcatggTCTCACCAGATCAGTTG TGGATAACATCGATGTCAGCAGCACAGCCAACTTGTACAAGAGTTTGGCCCAAGCTGCACCTGAGATCAAGCAATGTGTAGATGCCTGCAACTTCATTGCCGAGAGtacaagacaacaaaatgacattGGATCT GAAATTGAAAGCTGGGTCCTGATCGGGAAGATGATTGACAAGGTTTGCTTCTGGGCTGCcattctcctcttcatcattgGCACAGTGGGGATCTTCTTAACGGGACACTTCAACCAGGCGCCTGAGCTACCATTTCCTGGGGAGAACAAAAGATATGTCCCTAGTTAA
- the chrne gene encoding acetylcholine receptor subunit epsilon isoform X3, translating to MVTGCETQCNEEKHLIKDLFTGYNKNIRPVVHPEDKVEVQIKLTLTNLISLNEKEETLTTNVWIEIQWADYRLAWNASDYYGIELIRVPCNTVWLPDIVLENNIDGKFDVAYYANVLISNTGWMYWLPPAIYRSTCAIEITYFPFDYQNCTLAFRSQTYSANEVDLILAVGETAETIEWVDIDPEAFTENGEWAIVHRPARKMINKRYSPDDLEYQEILFNLVIQRKPLFYVINIILPCSLISSLVVLAYFLPAQAGGQKLTVSISVLLAQTVFLFLIAQKIPETSLSVPLIGKYLIFVMSVTTLIATNQIVVLNFSLRSPSTHTMSYSIKHLFLEMVPRFLGMSPLVEEGEETAEVNGVRERRRSSFGLMQRAEEYVLKQPRSEMMFDKQRERHGLTRSVVDNIDVSSTANLYKSLAQAAPEIKQCVDACNFIAESTRQQNDIGSEIESWVLIGKMIDKVCFWAAILLFIIGTVGIFLTGHFNQAPELPFPGENKRYVPS from the exons ATGGTAACAGGCTGTGAAA CGCAGTGTAATGAGGAGAAACACCTGATCAAAGACTTGTTCACAGGCTACAACAAGAATATTCGCCCGGTGGTTCATCCTGAAGACAAGGTGGAGGTTCAGATCAAGCTGACCCTCACTAACCTCATCTCTCTG AATGAAAAGGAAGAGACGCTTACGACCAATGTGTGGATTGAGATT CAATGGGCCGATTATCGTCTTGCCTGGAACGCATCTGATTATTATGGAATTGAGCTTATTCGTGTCCCATGCAACACTGTTTGGCTTCCTGACATTGTCCTTGAGAACAA CATTGATGGCAAGTTTGATGTGGCTTACTATGCCAATGTGTTGATAAGCAACACTGGTTGGATGTACTGGCTGCCACCTGCTATCTATCGCAGCACATGTGCCATAGAGATCACCTACTTCCCATTCGATTATCAGAACTGCACACTAGCTTTCAG ATCCCAGACGTACAGTGCCAATGAGGTTGACCTCATCTTGGCTGttggagagacagcagagactATTGAGTGGGTGGACATCGATCCGGAGGCTTTCACAG AGAACGGTGAGTGGGCCATCGTCCATCGTCCAGCCAGGAAGATGATCAACAAACGGTATTCCCCAGATGACCTAGAGTACCAGGAGATCCTGTTCAACCTGGTCATCCAAAGGAAGCCCCTCTTCTACGTCATCAACATCATCCTGCCCTGCTCCCTCATCTCTTCGCTGGTCGTTCTGGCCTACTTTCTACCTGCACAAG CTGGGGGACAAAAGCTGACTGTGTCCATCTCTGTCTTGCTGGCTCAgactgtcttcctctttcttatTGCTCAGAAGATCCCTGAGACGTCACTCTCTGTTCCTCTCATTGGCAA GTACCTGATCTTTGTCATGAGTGTCACTACCCTCATTGCCACCAATCAAATTGTGGTGCTGAACTTCTCCCTGCGCAGCCCAAGCACTCACACCATGTCCTACAGCATCAAACAT TTGTTCCTGGAAATGGTGCCTCGCTTCCTGGGCATGTCCCCTCTGGtggaagagggtgaggagacagcagaggtaAACGGAGTGAGGGAGCGGCGGCGCAGCTCCTTTGGCCTcatgcagagagcagaggaataTGTGCTGAAACAACCTCGCAGTGAGATGATGTTtgacaagcagagagagaggcatggTCTCACCAGATCAGTTG TGGATAACATCGATGTCAGCAGCACAGCCAACTTGTACAAGAGTTTGGCCCAAGCTGCACCTGAGATCAAGCAATGTGTAGATGCCTGCAACTTCATTGCCGAGAGtacaagacaacaaaatgacattGGATCT GAAATTGAAAGCTGGGTCCTGATCGGGAAGATGATTGACAAGGTTTGCTTCTGGGCTGCcattctcctcttcatcattgGCACAGTGGGGATCTTCTTAACGGGACACTTCAACCAGGCGCCTGAGCTACCATTTCCTGGGGAGAACAAAAGATATGTCCCTAGTTAA
- the chrne gene encoding acetylcholine receptor subunit epsilon isoform X1 — translation MSRSLETTSLLLWSSCCCHPFLHNGDIDDYSQCNEEKHLIKDLFTGYNKNIRPVVHPEDKVEVQIKLTLTNLISLNEKEETLTTNVWIEIQWADYRLAWNASDYYGIELIRVPCNTVWLPDIVLENNIDGKFDVAYYANVLISNTGWMYWLPPAIYRSTCAIEITYFPFDYQNCTLAFRSQTYSANEVDLILAVGETAETIEWVDIDPEAFTENGEWAIVHRPARKMINKRYSPDDLEYQEILFNLVIQRKPLFYVINIILPCSLISSLVVLAYFLPAQAGGQKLTVSISVLLAQTVFLFLIAQKIPETSLSVPLIGKYLIFVMSVTTLIATNQIVVLNFSLRSPSTHTMSYSIKHLFLEMVPRFLGMSPLVEEGEETAEVNGVRERRRSSFGLMQRAEEYVLKQPRSEMMFDKQRERHGLTRSVVDNIDVSSTANLYKSLAQAAPEIKQCVDACNFIAESTRQQNDIGSEIESWVLIGKMIDKVCFWAAILLFIIGTVGIFLTGHFNQAPELPFPGENKRYVPS, via the exons ATGAGTCGATCATTGGAGACGACATCTTTACTGCTGTGGAGTTCATGCTGCTGTCACCCTTTTTTGCATAATGGCGATATTGATGATTATT CGCAGTGTAATGAGGAGAAACACCTGATCAAAGACTTGTTCACAGGCTACAACAAGAATATTCGCCCGGTGGTTCATCCTGAAGACAAGGTGGAGGTTCAGATCAAGCTGACCCTCACTAACCTCATCTCTCTG AATGAAAAGGAAGAGACGCTTACGACCAATGTGTGGATTGAGATT CAATGGGCCGATTATCGTCTTGCCTGGAACGCATCTGATTATTATGGAATTGAGCTTATTCGTGTCCCATGCAACACTGTTTGGCTTCCTGACATTGTCCTTGAGAACAA CATTGATGGCAAGTTTGATGTGGCTTACTATGCCAATGTGTTGATAAGCAACACTGGTTGGATGTACTGGCTGCCACCTGCTATCTATCGCAGCACATGTGCCATAGAGATCACCTACTTCCCATTCGATTATCAGAACTGCACACTAGCTTTCAG ATCCCAGACGTACAGTGCCAATGAGGTTGACCTCATCTTGGCTGttggagagacagcagagactATTGAGTGGGTGGACATCGATCCGGAGGCTTTCACAG AGAACGGTGAGTGGGCCATCGTCCATCGTCCAGCCAGGAAGATGATCAACAAACGGTATTCCCCAGATGACCTAGAGTACCAGGAGATCCTGTTCAACCTGGTCATCCAAAGGAAGCCCCTCTTCTACGTCATCAACATCATCCTGCCCTGCTCCCTCATCTCTTCGCTGGTCGTTCTGGCCTACTTTCTACCTGCACAAG CTGGGGGACAAAAGCTGACTGTGTCCATCTCTGTCTTGCTGGCTCAgactgtcttcctctttcttatTGCTCAGAAGATCCCTGAGACGTCACTCTCTGTTCCTCTCATTGGCAA GTACCTGATCTTTGTCATGAGTGTCACTACCCTCATTGCCACCAATCAAATTGTGGTGCTGAACTTCTCCCTGCGCAGCCCAAGCACTCACACCATGTCCTACAGCATCAAACAT TTGTTCCTGGAAATGGTGCCTCGCTTCCTGGGCATGTCCCCTCTGGtggaagagggtgaggagacagcagaggtaAACGGAGTGAGGGAGCGGCGGCGCAGCTCCTTTGGCCTcatgcagagagcagaggaataTGTGCTGAAACAACCTCGCAGTGAGATGATGTTtgacaagcagagagagaggcatggTCTCACCAGATCAGTTG TGGATAACATCGATGTCAGCAGCACAGCCAACTTGTACAAGAGTTTGGCCCAAGCTGCACCTGAGATCAAGCAATGTGTAGATGCCTGCAACTTCATTGCCGAGAGtacaagacaacaaaatgacattGGATCT GAAATTGAAAGCTGGGTCCTGATCGGGAAGATGATTGACAAGGTTTGCTTCTGGGCTGCcattctcctcttcatcattgGCACAGTGGGGATCTTCTTAACGGGACACTTCAACCAGGCGCCTGAGCTACCATTTCCTGGGGAGAACAAAAGATATGTCCCTAGTTAA